A genomic window from Deinococcus detaillensis includes:
- a CDS encoding V-type ATPase subunit, whose protein sequence is MADDYGYINARIKMMRTQLLDGRALDSALGAQTYPEFLRLLSESELSGDLSAATAQGAGLPELDQGLSKNFFETVEKVYRFADGDAKAEIGVLLQKWDLVNLKSIARGLTSGRSGEQLLSSLIPGGTIPMTTLQTALQGGDLASASTALTLTGHPLAAAFREGVAAYSSSSKLLDLEVALDQAYYRYALRVSRNTSLRRYLSQEVDITNALTSRSLRGVGANPALFVEGGRNIDAGTFLRLTEGDPSGAGEMAPILEAAGPAEAEKVAREMLDNAARNAAAGDPLGVGVAIDFLRRKEQEIAKLRLIGRGKFYNVPGEQIRQEVAQG, encoded by the coding sequence ATGGCCGACGACTACGGTTACATCAACGCCCGCATTAAAATGATGCGGACGCAACTGCTCGACGGGCGTGCCCTCGATTCCGCGCTGGGCGCACAGACCTACCCCGAGTTTTTGCGGTTGCTGAGTGAGTCCGAGTTGTCGGGCGACCTCTCCGCCGCCACGGCTCAGGGCGCGGGCCTGCCCGAACTCGATCAAGGCCTCTCCAAGAATTTCTTCGAGACGGTGGAAAAGGTCTACCGCTTCGCGGACGGCGACGCTAAAGCCGAAATCGGCGTGCTGCTGCAAAAGTGGGACCTAGTGAATCTGAAGTCCATCGCCCGTGGCCTGACCAGTGGCCGCAGCGGTGAGCAACTGCTCTCCAGCCTGATTCCCGGCGGCACCATTCCGATGACCACTTTGCAAACCGCCCTTCAAGGTGGCGACCTCGCCTCGGCTTCCACCGCGCTGACCCTCACCGGTCACCCGCTGGCGGCGGCGTTCCGCGAGGGCGTGGCGGCCTACAGCTCCAGCAGCAAACTGCTCGATCTGGAAGTCGCTCTCGATCAAGCCTATTACCGCTACGCGCTGCGGGTTTCGCGCAACACCTCCCTGCGCCGCTACCTGTCGCAGGAAGTGGACATCACCAACGCACTGACCTCGCGCTCTCTGCGCGGTGTGGGAGCCAATCCGGCTCTGTTCGTGGAAGGCGGACGCAACATCGACGCCGGAACCTTCCTGCGGCTCACCGAAGGCGACCCCAGCGGCGCGGGCGAGATGGCTCCGATTCTGGAAGCCGCTGGCCCCGCCGAAGCTGAGAAGGTGGCCCGCGAAATGCTCGATAACGCCGCCCGCAACGCTGCGGCCGGCGATCCGCTGGGCGTGGGCGTGGCGATTGACTTTTTGCGCCGCAAGGAACAGGAAATTGCCAAGCTCCGCCTCATCGGGCGCGGCAAGTTCTACAACGTGCCGGGCGAGCAGATTCGTCAGGAGGTGGCGCAAGGATGA
- a CDS encoding V-type ATP synthase subunit K, which yields MTKTNKIALAALVFALASTGFAQEAVVPATTAVNSNGGLIAVGAGLALGLGAIGTGLAQGRIGAAAAGVTAENPGRLGLMLLWFAIPETLVIFGLVGFFILSGKI from the coding sequence ATGACCAAGACCAACAAGATCGCCCTCGCCGCCCTCGTTTTCGCCCTCGCCAGCACCGGCTTTGCTCAGGAAGCTGTCGTTCCTGCCACGACTGCCGTGAACTCCAACGGCGGTCTGATTGCCGTGGGCGCGGGCCTCGCGTTGGGCCTCGGCGCAATCGGCACTGGCCTTGCTCAGGGCCGCATCGGTGCGGCTGCCGCTGGCGTGACCGCCGAGAACCCGGGCCGCTTGGGCTTGATGCTCCTCTGGTTTGCCATCCCCGAAACCCTGGTGATCTTCGGCCTGGTGGGCTTCTTCATTCTCTCCGGCAAGATCTAA
- a CDS encoding V-type ATP synthase subunit F, with protein sequence MTQKVGTSATQRVVVLADNETATGYRLAGAEVVEATAENAQAKLEEMITSNKYGLVAVDTGLIADPAGSTARLMRGRDLPIILPIPSLSDAFSAEQVDAKAYMGKLVRETIGFDIKL encoded by the coding sequence ATGACCCAAAAAGTAGGAACCTCAGCCACCCAGCGGGTCGTCGTCTTGGCCGACAACGAAACGGCCACCGGCTACCGGCTGGCAGGCGCGGAAGTGGTGGAAGCCACTGCCGAGAACGCTCAGGCCAAGTTGGAAGAGATGATCACCAGCAACAAGTACGGCTTGGTGGCCGTCGATACCGGTTTGATCGCTGATCCGGCTGGCTCCACCGCCCGGCTTATGCGTGGGCGCGATCTGCCGATTATTTTGCCGATTCCCAGCCTCAGCGACGCTTTCAGCGCCGAGCAGGTGGACGCCAAAGCGTACATGGGCAAACTGGTGCGCGAAACGATCGGCTTTGATATCAAGCTTTAA
- a CDS encoding V-type ATPase subunit subunit G family protein, protein MDVSSRVLSELASREQALDAQIEAARQDATREIEAAEAEAARILKEAGEQVKTLTAAREQEMAAEGVRVREEAQAQAKEEVLVAHTRSDAKMGQAVETILRAVLP, encoded by the coding sequence TTGGACGTCTCAAGTCGGGTTTTAAGTGAGCTGGCCAGCCGTGAGCAGGCGCTCGATGCACAGATCGAAGCGGCCCGTCAAGACGCCACGCGTGAAATCGAGGCTGCCGAAGCCGAGGCCGCGCGTATTTTGAAGGAGGCCGGCGAGCAAGTCAAAACGCTCACCGCTGCCCGCGAGCAAGAAATGGCCGCAGAAGGCGTGCGCGTCCGTGAGGAAGCGCAGGCACAGGCCAAAGAAGAGGTGCTGGTAGCCCACACCCGCTCGGATGCCAAAATGGGTCAGGCGGTGGAAACCATCCTGCGGGCGGTGTTGCCGTGA
- a CDS encoding V-type ATP synthase subunit E, which translates to MALDKLLENEAQSEIERIRAEARDRAGAIIRAAQEQAQTLIESRTRALETQTQASLTRARSAADLERSASRLNAGENGMSRAFKTAQHELLAVTRAPEYKDILARLIAEARAVVPNAEAIEVHPNEAHVARELVTDLEVRENYAIQGGVRVVANNGKSGVTNTLQGRLERLQGTLAPQVSRILSEG; encoded by the coding sequence ATGGCGCTCGATAAACTGCTCGAAAACGAGGCGCAGTCGGAGATCGAGCGCATCCGCGCTGAGGCGCGTGACCGCGCTGGAGCCATTATCCGGGCTGCCCAAGAACAAGCCCAAACCCTCATCGAGAGCCGCACCCGGGCCTTAGAAACCCAGACGCAGGCCTCACTGACCCGCGCCCGCTCGGCAGCCGATTTGGAGCGCAGCGCTTCACGGCTCAACGCGGGCGAAAACGGGATGAGCCGGGCCTTCAAAACTGCTCAGCATGAACTGCTGGCCGTGACCCGCGCTCCCGAATACAAAGACATTTTGGCCCGCCTGATTGCAGAAGCCCGCGCAGTGGTGCCCAACGCCGAGGCGATTGAAGTCCATCCCAACGAAGCCCACGTAGCCCGCGAACTCGTCACTGACCTTGAAGTGCGTGAGAACTACGCCATTCAGGGCGGCGTGCGGGTGGTGGCCAACAACGGCAAAAGCGGCGTGACCAACACTTTGCAGGGCCGCTTGGAGAGACTGCAAGGCACGCTTGCTCCGCAAGTCAGCCGCATTCTCTCGGAAGGCTGA
- a CDS encoding V-type ATP synthase subunit I yields the protein MINNMQQVVIATRKQGSRDVIEALQDAGALHLVPVKAEGVLNAGPLTGEDAEFRRESERLLARAETTLTELGASRRVAAAVPAESEWPALLEEVAGPAAELAKRRQALDADMDVARTYGSAVKALSELSGGLDQSRRVSLVPFIYQKPEDLSALQAALQGSLDGRFEVATRPLSNADHVGAVATLSIDRDAARAALGKARLGELRLPGRFDGQPISQVSADLSRIEREGAPQRDALERERTGLANKFGPTLFAIRDALSDQVAIHDVEGMSARGKYSLVMQGFVPEDRISGLKSALDRFGDAVSYELHPVDSHHTAHVPVELKNTSYSKNFELILGMLPLPRYGNFDPTGIISFFFPLFFGFIIGDIGYGLLFFIVGTWFALKAKKGEGVNLAAMNSYLSPDVMGKLGVIIRTMSTWAIFWGFLTGEFFGNLAEHLHIFYVNHDWIRRIWGITVPGEQESGLLPIVFPRLASYFTNTALITTLIVGIGMVLWSWLIRVQLASRHGDKTHLWEAIGMLGGLVGLISLGFLSQGGNQLVNAAIYKDFSSPLLIAMYIGFAVFVLGMVMSKVFLMIIEILSQGGNIISFARLFAVGVAGAILANLATDLGWGMYERIGVLGIIVGVILALLVHAFALAITIIGHVLQPIRLHFVEFLTPTGYHNESGVPYSPLRRLSPPTGTAISKQ from the coding sequence GTGATCAACAACATGCAGCAGGTGGTGATCGCCACCCGCAAGCAGGGCAGCCGCGACGTCATCGAAGCGCTGCAAGATGCTGGAGCGCTGCATTTGGTGCCGGTCAAAGCGGAAGGGGTGCTCAACGCTGGCCCGCTGACCGGTGAGGACGCCGAGTTTCGCCGCGAAAGCGAGCGGCTCCTCGCCCGCGCCGAGACCACCCTGACCGAATTGGGCGCGTCCCGCCGCGTTGCTGCGGCGGTGCCTGCCGAGTCAGAGTGGCCCGCCCTTCTCGAAGAAGTGGCTGGCCCCGCCGCTGAGTTGGCCAAGCGGCGGCAAGCCTTAGACGCCGATATGGACGTGGCCCGCACCTACGGCTCCGCCGTCAAAGCGCTGAGCGAGCTGTCCGGCGGCCTCGATCAAAGCCGCCGGGTCAGCTTGGTGCCGTTTATCTATCAAAAGCCTGAAGACTTGAGCGCTTTGCAAGCCGCGCTGCAAGGAAGTCTGGACGGCCGCTTTGAAGTGGCGACCCGCCCGCTGTCGAACGCTGACCACGTGGGCGCGGTGGCCACCCTCAGCATCGACCGTGACGCGGCCCGCGCCGCCCTCGGCAAAGCCCGCCTCGGCGAGCTGCGGTTGCCGGGGCGCTTTGATGGGCAGCCGATCAGTCAGGTCAGCGCCGATCTGAGCCGCATCGAGCGTGAAGGTGCGCCGCAGCGCGACGCTTTGGAGCGTGAGCGCACTGGCCTGGCCAACAAGTTCGGGCCGACGTTGTTCGCCATCCGTGATGCCCTGAGCGATCAGGTTGCCATTCACGACGTGGAGGGCATGAGCGCACGCGGCAAATACAGCCTCGTCATGCAGGGTTTTGTGCCAGAAGACCGGATTTCCGGCCTCAAGTCGGCGCTCGACCGCTTCGGTGACGCGGTGAGCTACGAGTTGCACCCGGTGGACTCGCACCACACCGCCCATGTGCCGGTCGAACTCAAAAACACCTCCTACAGCAAGAACTTCGAGCTGATTTTGGGGATGCTGCCGCTGCCCCGCTACGGCAACTTCGATCCCACCGGCATCATCTCGTTTTTCTTTCCGCTGTTTTTCGGCTTTATCATCGGTGATATCGGTTACGGCCTGCTGTTCTTTATTGTCGGTACTTGGTTTGCCCTCAAAGCCAAGAAGGGCGAGGGCGTCAACCTTGCCGCCATGAACTCGTACCTCTCGCCCGATGTAATGGGCAAGCTCGGCGTGATTATCCGCACCATGAGCACCTGGGCGATTTTCTGGGGCTTCTTGACCGGTGAGTTTTTCGGCAACCTCGCCGAGCACCTGCACATCTTCTACGTCAATCACGACTGGATTCGGCGCATCTGGGGCATCACCGTACCCGGCGAGCAGGAAAGCGGCTTACTGCCGATTGTCTTCCCGCGCTTGGCGTCTTATTTCACCAACACCGCCCTGATCACCACGCTCATCGTCGGTATCGGCATGGTGCTGTGGAGCTGGCTGATCCGCGTTCAACTGGCCAGCCGTCACGGCGACAAAACCCACTTGTGGGAAGCCATCGGCATGCTCGGCGGCTTGGTCGGCTTGATCAGCCTCGGCTTTTTGTCGCAGGGCGGCAACCAATTGGTCAATGCAGCCATCTACAAAGATTTCTCTAGCCCACTCCTGATTGCCATGTACATCGGTTTTGCCGTTTTCGTTCTCGGCATGGTCATGTCCAAAGTCTTCTTGATGATCATTGAAATCCTCTCGCAGGGCGGCAACATCATCAGCTTCGCCCGTCTGTTCGCGGTGGGTGTAGCAGGCGCAATTCTGGCCAACCTCGCCACCGATCTGGGCTGGGGGATGTACGAGCGCATCGGCGTCCTCGGCATCATCGTCGGGGTGATTCTGGCGCTCTTGGTTCACGCCTTCGCGCTGGCCATCACCATCATCGGCCACGTTTTGCAGCCCATCCGTTTGCATTTCGTCGAATTTTTGACGCCCACCGGCTATCACAACGAATCTGGCGTGCCGTATAGCCCACTGCGCCGCCTCAGCCCGCCCACCGGCACGGCCATCAGCAAGCAGTGA